Proteins found in one Cryptosporangium minutisporangium genomic segment:
- a CDS encoding secretion system protein, which translates to MIVPLLLGAGIGLGLMVIAAGIWPPKPSLADELAALHAPPATPSLAAPTDRAGWAAQLGRPAVPLLEAAGLPRKSVRADLAVLGRPSQLHLAEQAATAVAGLFLPPLVAGLTALVGLRWGWTLPVWVAVALAAGGFLLPDLAIHAEAGRRRAEFRHALSSYLDLVVISLAGGAGVQAALHSSAQIGTGWANTRIRDALQEAALTPGLTPWQALGRLGAELGITDLTELAATVSLAGTEGAKIRASLRARSSSLRGHLLADLDAAGASATERMSLGVVALFAAFLLFLAYPAISHVLTGL; encoded by the coding sequence GTGATCGTGCCTCTGTTGCTCGGCGCCGGCATCGGTCTCGGTCTGATGGTGATCGCAGCCGGAATCTGGCCGCCCAAGCCGTCGCTCGCCGACGAACTGGCCGCACTCCACGCCCCACCAGCCACCCCCTCCCTCGCGGCACCGACAGACAGGGCCGGGTGGGCCGCCCAGCTGGGACGACCGGCCGTGCCCCTCCTCGAGGCCGCAGGACTACCCCGAAAGAGTGTCCGCGCGGACCTCGCCGTGCTCGGCCGTCCGTCCCAGCTACACCTGGCCGAGCAGGCCGCCACCGCGGTCGCCGGTCTCTTCCTTCCTCCGCTGGTCGCCGGGCTGACCGCGCTGGTCGGGCTGCGTTGGGGCTGGACCCTGCCGGTGTGGGTCGCCGTCGCTCTCGCCGCGGGTGGGTTCCTCCTGCCCGATCTGGCCATCCACGCCGAAGCCGGCCGACGCCGTGCGGAATTCCGGCACGCGTTGAGTTCCTACCTCGATTTGGTTGTCATCTCGCTGGCCGGCGGCGCCGGCGTGCAGGCCGCCCTCCATTCCAGCGCGCAGATCGGCACCGGCTGGGCAAATACCCGAATCCGGGACGCCCTCCAGGAAGCCGCCCTCACTCCCGGCCTGACACCGTGGCAGGCGTTAGGTCGGCTCGGCGCCGAACTCGGCATCACCGACCTGACCGAGCTGGCGGCCACCGTCTCCCTCGCCGGCACCGAAGGCGCCAAAATCCGCGCCTCTCTGCGGGCCCGCTCGTCCTCCCTGCGCGGACACCTGTTGGCCGATCTCGACGCCGCCGGCGCCTCGGCCACCGAACGCATGAGCCTCGGC